In the Cellvibrio sp. KY-GH-1 genome, TCTTATTAATGTCTTGAAAAATAATGTACTCGTAATGCCCAGCATCAAATTGGGCAGTAATTAATAGCTCCAAAGTCACAGGATCTTTCTCTGGCATTTGCGAGATTGACAGTGCTAGCGAGTTGGCATTGTCGATATTTTTTAACCGCAGTTGCTCCTGCAGATAGGTTTTTGCGGTGACTATGCTAATTACAAAGTTTCCACCCAACACCAACAGTAGCATGATGATGATGCCAATCCACAATTGTTTGATTAATGACATTGTTTGTGCCTTTGTGCGTTAAAACTTGATTAAAATGTTTTTTAAAAACCATCTTCCTGCGCGCGCGCTAACAGATCGCGCCAGCGCGACAAGCGCGCCGTTGGGTCTGCATTGGTGTGCTGGTTGCCAACCCAGAGTCCATCGCTGTTAAAGCTAAACACCGGGCGTAAATCCGGACGTTTAGTGGCGGGCTCAATGGTATTGATCAGGCTATCCAAAATCAGTGGAATTGCATCGCGTTGCGGATAATAGCCCAGCACCATATGCGCTTGAAAAACCTTGCTTTGTATTCCTCCCACTTGCGCACGCACGTAAATCAAACGCAGGTTGTCAACAGGAACTCCCATGCGCAAAAGCGTGAGGTATTTGGCGATGGTGTAGTCCTCACAATCGCCAGCGCGCACGCCTAATGTCTCCAACGGGGTGGCCCAATAATCACTTTTCTTCCACAAGATTAAATCTTCCGTGTAACGCAGGTTATGGTTGAAAAAATGGTTGACCCGCTTGATTTTTTCTTCTGGTGATTGTTGGGTTCCTTCAACAACTAATTGGTTCCAACGTTCCAGTAATGCAGTGCCGTCGCTGCCGTAACGCTGCTCCATGATAATTTTCATTTTTTGTGGGTCTGAACTGGCATACACGAACAGTGCGCCGAGTAATAGCACAAAAACGCCAGCGTACACTCCGTATCGTTTTGCCCGAATCGAGTACGCTCTGAGGGTCCCATTAGCGCGCAGAGTAGGCATGATATTGCGCTCTACGCAGGATGATATAAGTCAAACAACTCATTACTTAATGTGGTTAGCAGCTAATGTTATAGCAGTATAGACGGAGTTTTTTAGGGGGAAGGGGAATCTACTTTGGCGCGCGAATTTTTATCAGAGTGAATTGCATACGTATTCAGATCTGGCGGAAAAGTTGAATACGTATGCAGCACTTTGCGTGTGCGGGTTTTATCTCATCAAATAGTCGCTCCAATAACATAAGCATAAAGGAACGACCATTATGAAACACAAACACATCCTCCTCTCTTTTTTGCTGGTGACCTCAGCAAGCGCGCAAGCCGAATGGTTTTTGCGCGGCACGCATAATAATTGGGCTGCGGCTCAAATGAATAACGCGGGAACCAACACCATGGAATTAACCAATGTGGTGTTTCCGGCGGCAGGCAGTATCAAGTTCGATCGCTATGGTGACTGGTCGGAAAATTATGGTGTGGGCGGGCGCAGCGGCTCCAATATTGCGGTGGGTCAAGGCACCTGGAACATTAAATTTTTTACCGATACCAAAAACTGGAGCATTAGTGCGGCAGCGGCCAGTGCGAATTATCACCTGCGTGGTACGTTTAATGGGTGGGCTGAAGGTACATTGATGACCCAAGTTGGCACCTCGGATGTATACGAGATTTGCCAGAACTTTGTCAGCGGCGATGCTTCCGGCGGCCCGCGTTTTAAAATCGACCCTAACGGCGGTTGGGGCAGTGATGCTGTTCCCACCACAGATTACACAGTGGCAGCCGGTTGGGTGAAAATCACCTTCAACGTTACCTCCAAAGCCATTAGTGCACAGCAAAATCTCTCCGCAAATTGTGGCGCTGTTACATCCAGCTCAACAGCGTCTGTCGCGAGTTCTGTAACAACCAGTTCCGCTGTTACAAGCTCACGTGTTCCCAGTTCGGTTGCGGCCAGTTCGTCCAGTATTGCAGGAGCGCCGTTCCATCTGCGCGGTACGCATAACGGCTGGGTGGAGGGTGACTTATTTGCGACGCCGGCAGGGACCAATCAACTGGAAATTTGCCGTAATTTCAGTGTGGGCGATGCTAACGGCGGGCCGCGTTTTAAAGTCGACCCTAACGGTGCTTGGGGTGATGCGTTCCCGGCTGCAGATCAACCAGCCAGCGGTTGGACGCGTATTGTCATTAACACCAGCACGCGCAGTTTGGTGAGCACTACGACCAATCTTGCAGCGAATTGTGCGGTCGCTTCATCCAGTTCTATCAGTTCCAGTACGGCGTCCAGCGCCTTATCCAGTAATGCGGCGAGTAGTGTTGCATCGGCAGACGATTTCCGTGCACGCACTATGTATTTTGTGTTTGTGGATCGCTTCGCCAACGGTAGCACAGGGAACGATAACGGTAGCAACGCAACAGCGACCTCAACAGTGAAGTCATCCGGGGCGCAAAGCGAATGGAAGAAATATTGGGGCGGTGATATCGCCGGATTAATTTCCAAGCTGGATTATCTACAGGCATTAGGCGTTTCCGCCATCTGGGTAACACCGCTGGTCGATAATATTAATATTGGCAATGAAGGCGGCTATCACGGCTATTGGGCGCGCGATTTTTACAGCGTGGATGAGCACTTGGGTGATTGGGCATTAGTCGATGAACTCAATGTGCAAATGGAAGCGCGCGGCATGAAGCTGGTATTGGATATTGCGCTCAACCATTCCAATCAAGATGATCAATACGAATTCGGTGCGCTCTACAAAGAAGGTGCTTTCCTGACCGATTTTGCCATCGGCAAAGGCTCTTGGTACCACGCTAATGGTGCAATCTCCGATTGCGGTGATACTAATCCTGCAACCACGTGCAACGGCGAGTGGGACGATCCCAGGTCATTCCGCAACAAGAGCTTGTTTAACCTCACCGATTTCAATCACGGCACCAGTGGCAATTCTATTGCCGATCAATATTTAATTGATGCCGCGCTCAAGTGGATGGATCACGGTGTCGATGCGTTCCGTATCGATGCGATTAAACATATTGAGCCATCGTTTATTAATCGTTTCTCTGCCGCTGTGCGTGCGAAAAAAGCTGACGCGTATATTTTTGGTGAATGGTATAGCGCGGGGGCGGGCGATGCATTATCGATGAGCTTTCTCAACGAACGTCGCGGTTCTGAATTGCTGGATTTCAAATTGCGCGATGCTATTGAAAATGCGATTGCGGGTAATATCACCATGACCAGCTTGAGCAGCCATATTAATTCGCGTGCAGGTGCGATGAACAATTTTGAAGACCAGCAGGCGATTTTCCTCGACAACCACGACGCAACTCGCACCAGCGTCTATTTGCAAACCACGGGCAATACTAATCGCGGTGCAGGTAAAGGCATGAGCAAAAGTTTTGCTGATGCGCGTCAAAACCTGGGTATGGCATTGGTGATGACGTTGCCGGGAGTCCCGACGATTTATTACGGTACCGAGCAAAACTCTACCTGGTTTACCGCCAACGGTGATGGACAAGTTGGTCATGATCCGTTTAACCGCGAACAACAACCTTCATTTAGCCAAACAACACCTGCGTTCAGCTTAATCAGCGCCCTGGCTAATCTGCGTAAAAACAGCCCGGCAATTCAGCGTGGAAGCTATGCGGAGCGCTGGTCGACGGCGGATGTGTTGGTATTCCAGCGTCAGGAAGGCAACGATTGTTCGGTGATTGCTGTGAATCGTGGGGCGGCAACCACCATCACCGTGCCTAATTTGTGCTTGATTAATGCCGCTTACACTAGCGTAGTAGGAACGGATGTGGTGAATGTGACCGGTGGTAGCGGCACATTTAACCTGTCGCAAAATGAAGTAGTGGTATTGCATTAATTCACAGCAGTAATTACTAAATGCAAACGGGATTCCAACCGCCAACGGGGTTGTAATCCCAAATACGTAAAGCAAAAGAAAAACCTGCTTTTACATCAGAAAATTGTTCCACCTGATCGTAAAAAATAAGCAGTAAAAACAAAAGAGGCGCTCACAATGAGCGCCTCTTTTTCATCATTCAGTTGAAAAGTGTATTACAGCAACGAATGTTTTTGTGTGGCTACTGTTTCCAATTCTTTTTGCTGATCGACTTCTTCTGTGTTCATGGTGTTAGCTGACAAACGATTTACGTTGCTCGCTGTTGCTAACCTAAATTCTTCTTGCTGTTGATGCCAGGCAATAATTTTGTAGTAGTTACGCACGTTATCGACAAACTTGACGGGCTCCCAGCCACGCATATAACCGTGCTTGGCGCGGCTATAGTACTGATACTTGGATAGCAGCGGCATGTGTTTGCGTACATCTTCCCAGCTGCTGGGGTTGCCGCCCATACGCTGAGTAAGCACTCGTGCATCTTCAATGTGGCCCAAGCCCTGGTTGTAAGCGGCCAGCGCCATATTAAATCGGTCTTCGCCGGTAATACGTTTCGGAAGCTTCTCAAATAAAATGCTCAGGTATTTTGCCCCGCCGTAAATACTTTGCTTGGGGTCTTTGCGATCGCTAATACCCATGGCGCGTGCGGTATTTTTGGTGAGCATCATCAGCCCTTTAACCCCGGTGTGGGATACGGCGTCTGGCAACCAGTTGGACTCCTGATAGCTGATGGCAGCGAGCAGTTGCCAATCCAGATTAAATTCCGCCGCGGCACTTTTCATGTGATCTTCCCACTGGGGCAAACGCTGCTCCAATTGGTAGGTAAACGCCATTGCCTCACCGCTAGTCACTTCTTCTATATGGCGATCAAAAAATTCAGCGGTTACGCGTGCCAGAGTGCCATCGGCTTTAATTGATTGCAGATACTCCTGTGCCGCATCAAATAATGTTGTATCACTGCTGTGAGGAAATGCCCAGGCGACCGGTTGGGGGTCGCTCACGTCAAATGCCAGCTCCGCCTTGGGGTAGGAGTAGCGATTCAACGAGTAAATGGAGGAATCGATAATGGCGTAGTCAGCTTCACCTTTGTTGATCATCTCCAGCAAATCGATCATTTCTGCGTTGACGACTTCACGCCACTGCAACTCCGGAAAGGCATCCTGCAAGGCTTTAACGCGTGCGCTGTGGGACTCGCTGGCAAGGATCAGCACTTCACGATTCGCAAGGTCCTTAACGCTGGTGGGCTGCGGCAAACGATTGTTGTACACCAGCTGCTGGGTTAGCTGCATAAAAGGTGCAGCAAAGCTTAGAGGCTTACCCCGGCTTTCCTGCGCCGTTAATCCGGCGGCAGCAAAGTGATATTGACCCGCGACCACGCCTTCCAGCATGGAATTAGTATCGGTGTTGTTTTCCAACACCAACTTCAGACCGAGCGAATCCGCAAAGCCTTTTACAAGGCTATATTCGAATCCTGTAAGGCCATTAGGACCTTCATAATAAGTGGTAGGACCGTTGCTCGATACTACGTGCAATTCGCCTGACTCAAGCACCTTCTCCAGTAGGGTAGGAGGGGTGCTACGCACCAGTACTAGGCTACTGGCGGTAAGTAACAAGCCCGCAAAAAGGCTCGTTATTATGGATTTTAAAATCACTAACGCTGATGGTTTGCGAATTTCCATAAGGGGTTTCTCCGGTGGTCTGAACTGCATCGCCCGAAAGGGTATTCTCTGTTCGTGTGTGCGCATTCATGCCGAATCCAATCCATTAATGACCCGTGCAAATACGACGCCATGGTATAACCACTTGTTTTGTGTGCCTAGCTTGTTTTCTGATCAGGATTAGGCTAGTCGTTCGGTGAAAAATTGACCTTTTTTGCCATCGGGCTAGTAATGGCGCGGGATTCGGCGGATTTCAGGCATAGTGTAAAGGCCGACGAACGGTCGAAAAAAACTTAAAAAATGTGATATCTAACGCCATTTTGAGGGTCAAAAAGGGCATGGAAATGGGGCAAAAAGTAAGTTTTTGTTAAAAAGCTGCACAAAAATACGGCAATATTTCAGATTTTTTTGTTATAAGCTGAATTTGTGCAGGCTATATTTCAGGCTTTTTTATTTTAAAAATCTTTTTCTCGATGCTTTTTTTGTTGTTCAATATTTTTTAAATATTTTGGATACTAACGTTGGACTTATTCGTGAAAGTAACGGAATCCATTTGGCTTTTCCAACAAAGATAATTTTTTTGCTTTTATTTATTCCCGCAATAATTTCTGTTGCCGCAGTGTCTGCCGATATTTTTTTACCCGCACGTTCACTTGTCATAGGTGTATCAACCAGCGGTAGTATAGCTTCGTATACCTGCGTGCAAGTATTTTCAAGTTGATAATTCAATGCGCATGAAAAATTATGTAACGCTGCTTTAGTTGCACAATAAACAGCGGCGCTGGTTTTCGGAAATATTGCGAGTGCGGATGAAATATTTACAATTGCTGATGGTTGATTATGTTGCCGCCAATGTTTTATGAGTATTGCGCTGAGTAACAATGGGGCTTGTAGATTTACCTGTATTTCCTCGTTGATTGATTTGAGTTCGAAATCTTCATCTATCAATAAAGGCGTGTATTGAACGCCAGCATTGTTAATCACCATGGAGATGTCTGGGTGCTCTTTTATTATTTTTCCCAGTGTGCGTTCAGTGTCTGGTTGTGCGCTTAAATCACAGCAATAACAGTGAATGTTGTGGCGATCACCAAACAGGGTTGTCATTTTTTCATGGGACCTCGCCAAGACTAATATGCAATTGTTTTTACTGAGTTGGTTAACCAGTGCAAGGCCGATACCGGAAGTGCCACCGGTAATCAAAATGGTTCTATTGGCAGTGTTCATAAGGGATTCTTCATTGAATGTGTGTTTGCACTTTAATAAAGACAGGCAAGTACAGCATTAACCTGAGTTAATAAAATATGTTAGTTGATAATGTTTTTTCTGGTTTTGGTGTTCGCGTAACACGTCGCAAAGGCGATTTTTTATTTGGCCAACATGCTGAATCATCCAATTTATTTTTTATCGAGCAGGGCTTGGTAAAAGCGTTTTATGAAACACGTGATGGTAAGGAGTTTATTAAGTCCTTTATTCGTGAGGGGCAAATCATTGGCAGTTTGCAGGCGCTATTTGCCGATAGGCCGAATAGTTTTTCTGTGGTCGCCCTGGAGGATTGTGTTGTCCGGGAAATACCTAAGGCGCAGTTGCTGGGTGCTAACGATAAAAACGGCGAGTTACAGGCGCTAATGAATAAACAGTTACTCATGCTGGCGATGAAAAAAGAACAGCGTGAATACGAACTCCTATGTCTATCTGCGGAGGAGCGTTATCAGATGTTTTGTGGGTGTGACGCACAATTGGTGGCCCGGCTTACGCAAGTGGATATCGCACGCTATTTGGGGATAACCCCTGTCGCCCTGAGCCGGATCCGTAAACGGCTTGGTTTGAAGCTCGGGAATACGGCTTGAAGAGCGGGTAAAGGGGAAAAAAGTCTCTCGGGCAGGGCGTAAATCCAGTACAATGCGCGCCTCTCTTTTGTCATTACCCTTTAATTACCACCCATGATCACCCATGCCGAGGCTCTTCCCACTATGTTAATCCTGCGTGGCGCTCCCGCTCTTTCAAGCTTCCGTACCCAAAAACTCCTGTCCAGCCTGCAACAACGCGTTCCTGCTGTCACAAGTGTTAGTTCGGAATTTGTCCACTTTGCCCATGTTTCCGCTCCGTTAAGTGATGCTCAACAGCAAGTCCTCACGCAATTACTGACTTACGGCCCCAAAGCAGAGAAAGAAGCCAGCCATGAAGGTGAGCTGTTTTTAGTGGTGCCGCGTTTGGGGACTATTTCTCCCTGGGCCTCCAAGGCAACCGATATTGCTAAAAACACGGGTCTGGAAAATGTAAAACGCCTTGAGCGCGGTATTGCCTACTATGTAACTGGAGCTTCGGCAACAGATCGCGCGGCAATTGCAGCGCTACTCCATGACCGTATGGTGGAAACTGTATTTGATCGCTTGGAAGCGGCGGAGCAGCTGTTTATCCAGCAGCAACCGGCGCAACAAACCTCTGTGGATATTCTTGGTGGTGGCCGGGCTGCCTTGGCGGATGCGAACAAGTCCCTCGGTTTGGCATTAGCAGAAGACGAAATTGATTATCTGGTAGAAAGTTTTACCACACTGGGGCGCAATCCTATCGACGTAGAGTTGATGATGTTTGCGCAGGCCAACTCTGAACACTGCCGTCACAAAATCTTCAATGCGTCCTGGACTATCGATGGTGAAGAGCAGCAGCGTAGTCTGTTCAAAATGATCAAGAACACTAACGAAGTGGGCGGTGAAGATGTGCTTTCGGCATACGCTGACAACGCCGCGGTAGTGGTTGGTCACGAAGCAGGGCGCTTTTACCCAAACCCGGAAACCAAAGCCTACGAATACACCCAACAACCTATTCATATATTGATGAAGGTTGAAACTCACAATCACCCAACGGCCATTTCACCGTTCTCTGGTGCTGGTACTGGCGCGGGTGGCGAGATTCGCGACGAAGGCGCCGTGGGGCGTGGTTCCAAGCCTAAAGTTGGTTTGAACGGGTTTACCGTATCCAACTTGCAAATCCCGGGCTTCGAACAACCTTGGGAACACAATTACGGTAAGCCAAACCGCATCGTCAATGCGCTCGATATCATGATTGAAGGCCCCATTGGCGGCGCGGCGTTTAACAACGAATTTGGTCGCCCGAACATTTGCGGTTATTTCCGTACTTTCGAAGAGAACTTCGACGGCGAGCGTCGCGGTTACCACAAGCCAATTATGTTGGCGGGTGGCTACGGCAACATCAAAACTGAACATATCGAAAAGCCGCCGTTTGGCGCGGGCACCAAACTCGTAGTGCTCGGTGGCCCGGCGATGTTGATCGGCCTCGGTGGTGGTGCCGCTTCTTCTATGACGTCCGGGTCTTCGTCTGAAGATTTGGATTTCGCTTCCGTACAACGCCAGAATCCTGAAATGGAACGCCGCTGTCAGGAAGTGATCGACGCTTGCTGGCAGTTGGGAGACAAAAACCCCATCGCCTTTATTCACGATGTAGGCGCAGGCGGTTTGTCTAACGCTTTCCCTGAGTTGGTAAAAGACGGCGGCACCGGCGGCAAATTTGAATTGCGCAATGTGCCCAACGATGAGCCGAGTATGAGCCCATTGGCGATTTGGTGTAACGAATCGCAAGAGCGTTATGTGTTGGCGATTGCACCGGCAGATTTGCCGCGCTTTGAAGCGATTTGCCAACGCGAGCGCGCGGCTTACGCTGTTGTGGGTGAAGCGACTGACGAAAAACATTTACTGGTTAACGACAAACACTTCGATGCAAAACCAGTTGATTTACCGATGTCAGTATTGTTTGGCAAGCCGCCAAAAATGCATCGCGTTGCAGAAAAACACAATGCAAAAACATCTGAGTTCAGCACCGCGGGTATTGAATTAAAAGATGCTGCTGAGCGTGTATTGAAGCACCCGGCGGTAGCGAGTAAAAACTTTTTGATCACCATCGGTGACCGTTCAGTAACCGGTATGGTAGCGCGCGACCAATTGGTTGGCCCTTGGCAAGTTCCTGTTGCTGATGTTGCGGTAACGACTATCAGCTATGACTCCTACGCCGGCGAAGCCATGAGTATGGGCGAGCGCACACCGGTTGCATTGCTGGATGCCCCTGCATCTGGTCGTATGGCAATTGCGGAAGCGATTACCAATATCGCGGCAACCCGAATTGCAAAATTGTCTGATGTAAAACTGTCTGCTAACTGGATGTGCGCTGCTGGCCACAAAGGTGAAGAAGAAAAGCTGTATCGCACAGTGCAAGCGGTTGGTATGGAGTTGTGCCCAGCGCTGGGAATTACTATTCCTGTTGGAAAAGATTCCATGTCCATGCGCACCGCGTGGAAAGATGGCGATGAAAACAAAGCGGTAACTGCGCCCTTGTCACTGGTAATTTCTGCATTCTCACCGGTAGTCGATGTGCGTCAGACTCTGACTCCACAATTGCGTACAGATAAAGGTGAAACTGAATTAATCTTGGTTGATTTGGGGAATGGCAAAAACCGTCTTGGTGGTTCGATCCTCGCGCAGGTTTACAACCAACTCGGCCAAACACCAGCGGATCTGGATTCTGCCGATCAACTCAAAGGTTTCTTCAATGCAGTGCAAGCAAGCCTTGTCGCAAATGAATTACTTGCTTACCACGACCGCTCTGATGGCGGTTTGTTCGCAACTGTTGCAGAAATGGCGTTCGCTGGTCATACAGGTGTAAGTATCAATCTGGATGGTTTGGGTGCAGATTCACTTGCTGCTTTGTTTAATGAAGAGGCGGGCGCAGTGGTACAAGTGACACGCGCTCAATCTGCTGCCGTGCAAAAACGTTTTGCGGATGCTGGTTTGAAAGTCCATGTGATTGGTGGCTTGAACGCGAATGACTCATTGAACATCAGCGCAAATGGCAATGTATTGTTCGAACAACCACGCGCGCAATTGCAAGCGTTGTGGAGCGAAACCAGTTATCGCATTCAATCACTGCGCGATAACCCTGCTTGTGCTGAACAAGAATTTGCTGCTATCACCAAACCAAACCCCGGTTTGAGTGTGAAGCTGAGCTACGACCAAAATGAGGATGTTGCTGCTCCGTTCATTAACACCGGCGTTCGTCCTGCTATCGCCGTGTTGCGTGAGCAAGGTGTTAACGGTCATGTGGAGATGGCGGCAGCATTTGATCGGGCTGGTTTCAAAGCCGTTGATGTTCACATGAGCGATTTGCTCTCCGGACGTGTGTCTCTGGAGCAATTCAAAGGTTTGGTTGCTTGCGGTGGTTTTTCTTACGGCGACGTATTAGGTGCGGGTGAAGGCTGGTCCAAGACCATTTTGTTTAACAACAAAGTGCGCGATGAATTCGAACGTTTCTTCCATCGCAACGATACTTTCAGTCTCGGCGTGTGTAACGGTTGCCAGATGATGTCCAATCTGAAAAACCTGATTCCGGGCGCCGATCACTGGCCGCGTTTTGTGCGCAATCTCTCTGAGCAATTTGAAGCGCGTTTCAGTCTGGTTCAAGTACAAGACTCGTCATCGGTATTGTTCAAAGGTATGAGCGGTTCGCACATGCCCGTGGCGGTTGCGCACGGTGAAGGTTACGCCGAGTTTGCCAATGCCGATGCTTTGAAAGTCTGTAACGAAAGCGGCACAGTGGCGATGCGTTTTATCGACAACAACCTTGCTGTAACTGAAACTTATCCGGCTAACCCGAATGGTTCGCCATTGGGTATCACCAGTGTTGCCAGCAAAGACGGTCGCGTCACCATCATGATGCCGCACCCGGAACGTGTATTCCGCGCAGTAAGCAACTCATGGAAGCCCGATGACTGGAAAGACGACGGCGCTTGGTTGCGTTTGTTCCGCAACGCTCGGGTGTTTGTGGGTTAATGATCCGGATGGCTTGGGCTTAAATGGATTGAACAAAGGAGGCTTCGGCCTCCTTTGTTGTTTATGGGGTGGGTAATTGCTAGCAAGCAGTTTATGATCATTTAAATCGTTCGATTTGATTAATTTGGCTGTTTCAGCTGAGAGGCGCATATATGGAAACCCTATCAAGAGC is a window encoding:
- a CDS encoding SDR family oxidoreductase translates to MNTANRTILITGGTSGIGLALVNQLSKNNCILVLARSHEKMTTLFGDRHNIHCYCCDLSAQPDTERTLGKIIKEHPDISMVINNAGVQYTPLLIDEDFELKSINEEIQVNLQAPLLLSAILIKHWRQHNQPSAIVNISSALAIFPKTSAAVYCATKAALHNFSCALNYQLENTCTQVYEAILPLVDTPMTSERAGKKISADTAATEIIAGINKSKKIIFVGKAKWIPLLSRISPTLVSKIFKKY
- the purL gene encoding phosphoribosylformylglycinamidine synthase — protein: MLILRGAPALSSFRTQKLLSSLQQRVPAVTSVSSEFVHFAHVSAPLSDAQQQVLTQLLTYGPKAEKEASHEGELFLVVPRLGTISPWASKATDIAKNTGLENVKRLERGIAYYVTGASATDRAAIAALLHDRMVETVFDRLEAAEQLFIQQQPAQQTSVDILGGGRAALADANKSLGLALAEDEIDYLVESFTTLGRNPIDVELMMFAQANSEHCRHKIFNASWTIDGEEQQRSLFKMIKNTNEVGGEDVLSAYADNAAVVVGHEAGRFYPNPETKAYEYTQQPIHILMKVETHNHPTAISPFSGAGTGAGGEIRDEGAVGRGSKPKVGLNGFTVSNLQIPGFEQPWEHNYGKPNRIVNALDIMIEGPIGGAAFNNEFGRPNICGYFRTFEENFDGERRGYHKPIMLAGGYGNIKTEHIEKPPFGAGTKLVVLGGPAMLIGLGGGAASSMTSGSSSEDLDFASVQRQNPEMERRCQEVIDACWQLGDKNPIAFIHDVGAGGLSNAFPELVKDGGTGGKFELRNVPNDEPSMSPLAIWCNESQERYVLAIAPADLPRFEAICQRERAAYAVVGEATDEKHLLVNDKHFDAKPVDLPMSVLFGKPPKMHRVAEKHNAKTSEFSTAGIELKDAAERVLKHPAVASKNFLITIGDRSVTGMVARDQLVGPWQVPVADVAVTTISYDSYAGEAMSMGERTPVALLDAPASGRMAIAEAITNIAATRIAKLSDVKLSANWMCAAGHKGEEEKLYRTVQAVGMELCPALGITIPVGKDSMSMRTAWKDGDENKAVTAPLSLVISAFSPVVDVRQTLTPQLRTDKGETELILVDLGNGKNRLGGSILAQVYNQLGQTPADLDSADQLKGFFNAVQASLVANELLAYHDRSDGGLFATVAEMAFAGHTGVSINLDGLGADSLAALFNEEAGAVVQVTRAQSAAVQKRFADAGLKVHVIGGLNANDSLNISANGNVLFEQPRAQLQALWSETSYRIQSLRDNPACAEQEFAAITKPNPGLSVKLSYDQNEDVAAPFINTGVRPAIAVLREQGVNGHVEMAAAFDRAGFKAVDVHMSDLLSGRVSLEQFKGLVACGGFSYGDVLGAGEGWSKTILFNNKVRDEFERFFHRNDTFSLGVCNGCQMMSNLKNLIPGADHWPRFVRNLSEQFEARFSLVQVQDSSSVLFKGMSGSHMPVAVAHGEGYAEFANADALKVCNESGTVAMRFIDNNLAVTETYPANPNGSPLGITSVASKDGRVTIMMPHPERVFRAVSNSWKPDDWKDDGAWLRLFRNARVFVG
- a CDS encoding transglutaminase-like cysteine peptidase, which translates into the protein MYAGVFVLLLGALFVYASSDPQKMKIIMEQRYGSDGTALLERWNQLVVEGTQQSPEEKIKRVNHFFNHNLRYTEDLILWKKSDYWATPLETLGVRAGDCEDYTIAKYLTLLRMGVPVDNLRLIYVRAQVGGIQSKVFQAHMVLGYYPQRDAIPLILDSLINTIEPATKRPDLRPVFSFNSDGLWVGNQHTNADPTARLSRWRDLLARAQEDGF
- a CDS encoding Crp/Fnr family transcriptional regulator, whose translation is MLVDNVFSGFGVRVTRRKGDFLFGQHAESSNLFFIEQGLVKAFYETRDGKEFIKSFIREGQIIGSLQALFADRPNSFSVVALEDCVVREIPKAQLLGANDKNGELQALMNKQLLMLAMKKEQREYELLCLSAEERYQMFCGCDAQLVARLTQVDIARYLGITPVALSRIRKRLGLKLGNTA
- the mltF gene encoding membrane-bound lytic murein transglycosylase MltF, with protein sequence MEIRKPSALVILKSIITSLFAGLLLTASSLVLVRSTPPTLLEKVLESGELHVVSSNGPTTYYEGPNGLTGFEYSLVKGFADSLGLKLVLENNTDTNSMLEGVVAGQYHFAAAGLTAQESRGKPLSFAAPFMQLTQQLVYNNRLPQPTSVKDLANREVLILASESHSARVKALQDAFPELQWREVVNAEMIDLLEMINKGEADYAIIDSSIYSLNRYSYPKAELAFDVSDPQPVAWAFPHSSDTTLFDAAQEYLQSIKADGTLARVTAEFFDRHIEEVTSGEAMAFTYQLEQRLPQWEDHMKSAAAEFNLDWQLLAAISYQESNWLPDAVSHTGVKGLMMLTKNTARAMGISDRKDPKQSIYGGAKYLSILFEKLPKRITGEDRFNMALAAYNQGLGHIEDARVLTQRMGGNPSSWEDVRKHMPLLSKYQYYSRAKHGYMRGWEPVKFVDNVRNYYKIIAWHQQQEEFRLATASNVNRLSANTMNTEEVDQQKELETVATQKHSLL
- a CDS encoding alpha-amylase family glycosyl hydrolase; this encodes MKHKHILLSFLLVTSASAQAEWFLRGTHNNWAAAQMNNAGTNTMELTNVVFPAAGSIKFDRYGDWSENYGVGGRSGSNIAVGQGTWNIKFFTDTKNWSISAAAASANYHLRGTFNGWAEGTLMTQVGTSDVYEICQNFVSGDASGGPRFKIDPNGGWGSDAVPTTDYTVAAGWVKITFNVTSKAISAQQNLSANCGAVTSSSTASVASSVTTSSAVTSSRVPSSVAASSSSIAGAPFHLRGTHNGWVEGDLFATPAGTNQLEICRNFSVGDANGGPRFKVDPNGAWGDAFPAADQPASGWTRIVINTSTRSLVSTTTNLAANCAVASSSSISSSTASSALSSNAASSVASADDFRARTMYFVFVDRFANGSTGNDNGSNATATSTVKSSGAQSEWKKYWGGDIAGLISKLDYLQALGVSAIWVTPLVDNINIGNEGGYHGYWARDFYSVDEHLGDWALVDELNVQMEARGMKLVLDIALNHSNQDDQYEFGALYKEGAFLTDFAIGKGSWYHANGAISDCGDTNPATTCNGEWDDPRSFRNKSLFNLTDFNHGTSGNSIADQYLIDAALKWMDHGVDAFRIDAIKHIEPSFINRFSAAVRAKKADAYIFGEWYSAGAGDALSMSFLNERRGSELLDFKLRDAIENAIAGNITMTSLSSHINSRAGAMNNFEDQQAIFLDNHDATRTSVYLQTTGNTNRGAGKGMSKSFADARQNLGMALVMTLPGVPTIYYGTEQNSTWFTANGDGQVGHDPFNREQQPSFSQTTPAFSLISALANLRKNSPAIQRGSYAERWSTADVLVFQRQEGNDCSVIAVNRGAATTITVPNLCLINAAYTSVVGTDVVNVTGGSGTFNLSQNEVVVLH